In Canis aureus isolate CA01 chromosome 6, VMU_Caureus_v.1.0, whole genome shotgun sequence, one genomic interval encodes:
- the ASCL5 gene encoding achaete-scute homolog 5 encodes MHSAFCGALVERRPRAPPNRAPPPAEPPARRAPPPAEPLGRVPLLLCPGAEPRCYEAYEAYAAVLPCVPFPGALGGYDYPFEPAFIQKRNERERQRVRCVNEGYARLRGHLPGALAEKRLSKVETLRAAIRYIKYLQELLSAAPAPAPAPAPAPDGAPPASPPARRPARAPQASEGPCFSSSPFFESEASSH; translated from the coding sequence ATGCACAGCGCCTTCTGCGGCGCGCTGGTGGAGCGgcgcccccgggcgcccccgaaccgcgcgcccccgcccgcagAGCCCCCCGCgcgccgcgcgcccccgcccgccgagCCCCTGGGCCGCGTGCCCCTGCTGCTGTGCCCGGGCGCCGAGCCGCGCTGCTACGAGGCCTACGAGGCCTACGCGGCCGTGCTGCCCTGCGTGCCCTTCCCCGGCGCCCTCGGGGGCTACGACTACCCCTTCGAGCCCGCCTTCATCCAGAAGCGCAACGAGCGCGAGCGGCAGCGGGTCCGCTGCGTCAACGAGGGCTACGCGCGCCTGCGCGGCCACCTGCCCGGCGCCCTGGCCGAGAAGCGGCTCAGCAAGGTGGAGACCCTGCGCGCCGCCATCCGCTACATCAAGTACCTGCAGGAGCTGCTgagcgccgcccccgcccccgcccccgcccccgcccccgcccccgacggcgcgccgcccgcctccccgcccgcccgccgccccgcgcgcgcGCCCCAGGCCTCCGAGggcccctgcttctcctcctcgcCCTTCTTTGAGTCGGAGGCGTCCAGCCACTGA